One genomic region from Solwaraspora sp. WMMD792 encodes:
- the thrB gene encoding homoserine kinase produces MAISFVPGPVTVRVPATSANLGPGFDALGLALGHHDEVTARVAPAGCRVEISGEGTGELPLDDGHLVVRAMHATFDELGGRPAGLALSCVNRIPQARGLGSSSAAIVAGVQLARGLVVGGTQLLDTAAALRIAARLEGHPDNVAPCLLGGFTIAWTEASGSRAVSVPVHPAVSPTVYVPGNRGLTEAARAALPAQVPHADAAFTAGRAALLSHAISADPTLLLAATEDRVHQDYRGPSMPASAELLRRLRATGVAAVISGAGPSVLALTEVPAGFCPGMDWQTHLFPVDVAGARIEGAIVGHAERDPVAAGRKS; encoded by the coding sequence ATGGCTATCAGCTTCGTTCCCGGACCGGTGACCGTGCGGGTCCCGGCCACCAGCGCCAATCTCGGCCCCGGGTTCGACGCGCTCGGGTTGGCGCTCGGTCACCACGACGAGGTGACCGCCCGGGTGGCGCCCGCCGGCTGCCGGGTCGAGATCTCCGGCGAAGGCACCGGGGAGTTGCCGCTCGACGACGGCCATCTCGTCGTCCGCGCCATGCACGCCACCTTCGACGAGCTCGGCGGCCGGCCGGCCGGTCTGGCGCTGAGCTGCGTGAACCGGATCCCCCAGGCGCGTGGCCTGGGTTCGTCGTCGGCGGCGATCGTGGCCGGCGTGCAACTGGCCCGAGGGCTCGTCGTCGGCGGGACGCAGCTGCTGGACACCGCCGCCGCGCTGCGGATCGCCGCGCGGCTGGAGGGTCACCCGGACAACGTGGCGCCCTGCCTGCTCGGCGGTTTCACCATCGCCTGGACCGAGGCGTCCGGGTCGCGCGCGGTGTCGGTGCCGGTGCATCCGGCGGTGTCGCCGACCGTCTACGTACCCGGTAACCGGGGTCTGACCGAGGCGGCGCGGGCGGCGCTGCCCGCCCAGGTTCCGCACGCGGACGCCGCGTTCACCGCCGGTCGGGCCGCCCTGCTGAGCCACGCGATCAGCGCCGACCCGACGCTTTTGCTGGCCGCGACCGAGGACCGGGTGCACCAGGACTACCGGGGTCCATCGATGCCGGCCAGTGCGGAACTGCTTCGCCGACTGCGGGCAACCGGTGTGGCTGCCGTGATCAGTGGGGCGGGTCCGAGCGTCCTGGCGTTGACCGAAGTCCCGGCGGGCTTCTGTCCGGGAATGGACTGGCAGACTCACTTGTTTCCGGTAGACGTTGCCGGAGCGCGGATCGAAGGCGCTATAGTAGGACACGCCGAGCGGGACCCTGTTGCCGCAGGTCGGAAGAGTTGA
- a CDS encoding SPFH domain-containing protein: MERAVFRMSGFVAISGLVVPGLLGLAVVAPGINSVADVDVWMAVAAVVYAGVIALAATGFTVVNPNEAQVVQFFGRYLGSIRAAGLHWTWPLTARRKVTLRVRNFETDRLKVADADGNPVEIAAVVVWRVVDSASAVFAVDDHVEYVAVQAEAAVRHLATSYPYEAHDAERASLRDSTVVADELTEELRERVELAGVEVLESRVTHLAYAPEIAHAMLARQQAAAVVAARFRIVEGAVGMVSNALERLADEHVVDLDEERKAQMVANLLVVLCGDRAVQPVVNTGSLYS, encoded by the coding sequence ATGGAACGAGCCGTGTTCCGGATGTCCGGATTCGTGGCGATCAGCGGCCTGGTGGTGCCAGGTCTGCTCGGCCTGGCGGTGGTGGCGCCCGGCATCAATTCGGTGGCCGACGTGGATGTCTGGATGGCCGTCGCCGCCGTGGTCTACGCCGGGGTCATCGCGCTGGCCGCCACCGGGTTCACCGTGGTCAACCCCAACGAGGCGCAGGTGGTGCAGTTCTTCGGCCGCTACCTCGGCTCGATCCGGGCCGCCGGCCTGCACTGGACCTGGCCGCTGACCGCCCGGCGCAAGGTCACCCTGCGGGTGCGCAACTTCGAGACCGACCGGCTGAAGGTCGCCGACGCCGACGGCAACCCGGTCGAGATCGCCGCCGTCGTGGTCTGGCGGGTGGTCGACTCGGCGAGCGCCGTCTTCGCCGTCGACGACCACGTCGAGTACGTGGCCGTCCAGGCCGAGGCCGCCGTCCGGCACCTGGCCACCAGCTACCCGTACGAGGCGCACGACGCCGAGCGGGCCAGCCTGCGGGACAGTACGGTGGTCGCCGACGAGCTCACCGAGGAGTTGCGGGAGCGGGTCGAGTTGGCCGGCGTGGAGGTGCTGGAGTCCCGGGTCACCCACCTCGCGTACGCCCCCGAGATCGCCCACGCGATGCTCGCCCGGCAGCAGGCAGCCGCCGTCGTCGCGGCCCGGTTCCGGATCGTCGAGGGCGCCGTCGGCATGGTCTCCAACGCGTTGGAACGGTTGGCCGACGAGCACGTGGTCGACCTCGACGAGGAACGCAAGGCCCAGATGGTCGCCAACCTGCTGGTGGTGCTCTGCGGCGACCGGGCGGTGCAGCCGGTGGTGAACACCGGGTCTCTCTACAGCTGA
- a CDS encoding MFS transporter, giving the protein MSSPLAVLTGNRDFRRLLLAELVVFGADWFVMVPLVVLLPELTGSGVWGALVLAVDTGIHALMLPFTGTLAHRFDRRRILIAANLAAVVAVLLLLAVRTPGTAWLALFAIASLAVAKSCYSPAAQAALPNVVSAAELPAANVFAGSAWGTMAIVGASLGGLISAALNPYACFWIAAAALLLAAVVTMSIRRPMQAPRDATLPAPRTLTAIREALAYIGGRPQVLALVTAKSAVGLGNGVLTLFPLLAGVYGVGAIGTGLLFAVRGAGAVIGPLLTRPVLNRRSWLLTGLAASMSVYGLSYASISLVTWFPLVLALVFLAHLGGGSNWVLSNYALQAVVPDRLRGRVFATDLMLATLSISVSQLIVASVIDTLDTRIILATCGLVTVTYAIGWRLATRRLGSVVAASR; this is encoded by the coding sequence GTGTCCTCACCGTTAGCGGTCCTTACCGGAAACCGGGATTTCCGCCGGCTACTCCTCGCCGAGCTGGTCGTCTTCGGGGCGGACTGGTTCGTCATGGTGCCGCTGGTGGTGCTGCTGCCGGAGCTGACCGGCAGCGGCGTCTGGGGCGCTCTGGTGCTCGCCGTGGACACCGGCATCCACGCCCTGATGCTGCCGTTCACCGGTACGCTCGCCCACCGCTTCGACCGCCGTCGGATCCTGATCGCCGCGAACCTGGCCGCCGTCGTCGCCGTGCTGTTGCTGCTGGCCGTACGTACCCCGGGTACCGCCTGGCTGGCGTTGTTCGCCATCGCGTCGCTCGCGGTGGCGAAGTCCTGCTACTCGCCGGCCGCCCAGGCCGCGCTACCGAACGTGGTCTCGGCGGCGGAGCTGCCCGCCGCCAACGTCTTCGCCGGTTCCGCGTGGGGCACCATGGCGATCGTCGGCGCGTCGCTCGGCGGGCTGATCAGCGCGGCTCTCAACCCGTACGCGTGCTTCTGGATCGCCGCCGCGGCGCTGCTGCTGGCGGCGGTGGTCACCATGTCGATCCGCCGGCCGATGCAGGCCCCGCGCGACGCCACGCTGCCGGCACCCCGGACGCTGACCGCGATCCGCGAGGCGCTGGCCTACATCGGCGGCCGTCCGCAGGTGCTAGCTCTGGTGACCGCGAAGAGCGCGGTCGGCCTCGGCAACGGCGTACTCACGTTGTTTCCGCTGCTGGCCGGGGTGTACGGGGTCGGCGCGATCGGCACCGGCCTGCTGTTCGCCGTGCGGGGTGCCGGCGCGGTGATCGGGCCACTGCTGACCCGCCCGGTGCTGAACCGGCGGTCCTGGCTGCTCACCGGGTTGGCCGCGTCGATGTCGGTGTACGGGCTGTCCTACGCCAGTATCTCGCTGGTCACCTGGTTCCCGCTGGTGCTCGCCCTGGTCTTCCTGGCGCACCTGGGCGGCGGCAGCAACTGGGTGCTGTCCAACTACGCCCTGCAGGCGGTGGTGCCGGACCGGCTGCGCGGCCGGGTCTTCGCCACCGATCTGATGCTCGCCACCCTGTCGATCTCGGTGAGTCAGTTGATCGTGGCCAGTGTGATCGACACCCTGGACACCCGGATCATCCTGGCGACGTGCGGTCTGGTGACCGTCACCTATGCGATCGGCTGGCGGCTGGCGACCCGGCGGCTGGGCTCGGTGGTTGCGGCCAGCCGCTAG
- a CDS encoding efflux RND transporter permease subunit, protein MSLLARLSLANRGLVALVAVVITIFGAVTIPTLKQQLLPSLEFPAAFISAVYPGAAPEIVESQVTEPIENAISGVADLESVTSTSSESFATVQVEFAFGTDLTSAVNELETSINRIQLPDGVEPAVFAGSTDDLPAVVLAATGAGGPGLAGRLDEVVLPELEAIEGVRAVDVTGAGEQIISITPDYAALADAGLDPSAIGNALRVNGVTIPAGSLTDGDESLTVEVGTRIASLSDLAGIYLTASGRPPVRLGDVAEISEQTAPATSITRTNGADSLGIAVTAGPDGDAVGISHEIRDRLDELGAAADTELIVVFDQAPFVERSIEALTTEGLLGLVMAVLVILVFLLSIRSTVVTAVSIPLSVLIALIALWVGDYSLNLLTLGALTISVGRVVDDSIVVLENIKRHLEYGEDRRTAILTGVREVAGAVTSSTLATVAVFAPIAIVGGFVGQLFAPFAITVTVALLASLLVSLTIIPVLAYWFLKPAAAGTDVEQVRQEAEAKELRNPLQRGYLPVIRFATTRRWATVGIGLAVLLGTFALSTRLETNFIDDAGQDTLSMRQELPAGTSLAAVDRAAISVERVLARTDGIESYQVSIGASSNPFAGGGGNTTASYSISLTEDTDNIAVQQQLRDEFAGRDGLGEITIGAADGGPGGGSSNQLQVIVQANDPDDLATAAERVRTAMSQTPDVADVTSTLSEDVTRLQVQIDRAAAAQAGLNEAALGQLVAQAFRGSPLGQVTIDGDRLDVVLSPSARVTSAEELAALPVGPATLAAFADIVEVDGPVQINRVDGERSATVTGTATGSNVGQTSADLSQRLDDLRLPAGATYTIGGVSADQAEAFADLGLALLAAIAIVFVIMVATFRSLIQPLILLVSVPFAATGAIGLLVVTGTPMGVPALIGALMLVGIVVTNAIVLMDLINQYREQGMSVSQAVVEGGRRRLRPILMTAIATICALTPMALGLTGVAGFIGQPLAIVVIGGLFSSTLLTLVLVPTLYTMVEGTKERLRRRRAARRSAGPAGDAGDVAAAPDRPSGAGAGADAARGADAARGAGGDAADGRNGSDAAGRTSPVAAPPARPSAALVDGTDQFEVLKLPKSRTSPLPPTDPPTEK, encoded by the coding sequence ATGTCGTTGCTCGCCAGACTCAGCCTCGCCAACCGAGGGCTCGTGGCGCTCGTCGCGGTCGTGATCACGATCTTCGGCGCCGTCACCATCCCGACGCTCAAACAGCAGCTTCTGCCTTCGTTGGAGTTCCCGGCCGCGTTCATCAGCGCGGTCTACCCCGGCGCGGCACCGGAGATCGTCGAATCGCAGGTGACCGAGCCCATCGAGAACGCCATCTCGGGCGTCGCCGACCTCGAGAGCGTCACCTCCACCTCCAGCGAGAGCTTCGCCACCGTGCAGGTCGAGTTCGCCTTCGGCACTGACCTGACCAGCGCCGTGAACGAGCTGGAGACCTCGATCAACCGGATCCAGCTGCCCGACGGTGTGGAACCGGCCGTCTTCGCCGGCAGCACCGACGACCTGCCGGCCGTGGTGCTGGCCGCCACCGGCGCCGGCGGACCGGGGCTCGCCGGACGTCTCGACGAGGTCGTGCTGCCCGAGCTGGAAGCAATCGAGGGGGTACGCGCCGTCGACGTCACCGGCGCCGGTGAACAGATCATCTCGATCACCCCCGACTACGCCGCGCTGGCCGACGCCGGTCTCGACCCGAGCGCTATCGGCAACGCCCTGCGGGTCAACGGCGTCACCATCCCGGCCGGCTCCCTCACCGACGGCGACGAGAGCCTGACCGTCGAGGTCGGCACCAGGATCGCTTCGCTGAGCGACCTCGCCGGGATCTACCTCACCGCGTCCGGCCGGCCGCCGGTGCGGCTCGGCGACGTCGCCGAGATCAGCGAGCAGACCGCCCCCGCCACCTCGATCACCCGGACCAACGGCGCGGACAGCCTCGGGATCGCGGTGACCGCCGGCCCCGACGGCGACGCGGTCGGCATCTCGCACGAGATCCGGGACCGGCTCGACGAGCTGGGCGCGGCCGCCGACACCGAGTTGATCGTGGTGTTCGACCAGGCGCCGTTCGTGGAACGCTCGATCGAGGCCCTCACCACCGAAGGCCTGCTCGGCCTGGTGATGGCGGTCCTGGTCATCCTGGTCTTCCTGCTGTCGATCCGGTCCACCGTGGTCACCGCCGTCTCCATCCCGCTGTCGGTGCTGATCGCGTTGATCGCCCTGTGGGTCGGCGACTACTCGCTCAACCTGCTCACCCTCGGCGCGCTGACCATCTCGGTCGGCCGGGTGGTGGACGACTCGATCGTGGTGCTGGAGAACATCAAACGACATCTGGAGTACGGCGAGGACCGGCGTACCGCGATCCTGACCGGGGTCCGGGAGGTGGCCGGCGCGGTCACCTCGTCCACCCTGGCGACCGTCGCCGTCTTCGCCCCGATCGCCATCGTCGGCGGTTTCGTCGGCCAGCTGTTCGCGCCGTTCGCCATCACGGTGACCGTCGCGCTGCTCGCCTCGCTGCTGGTCTCGCTCACCATCATCCCGGTGCTCGCCTACTGGTTCCTCAAGCCGGCCGCCGCCGGCACCGACGTGGAGCAGGTCCGGCAGGAGGCCGAAGCCAAGGAGCTGCGCAACCCGTTGCAGCGCGGCTATCTGCCGGTGATCCGGTTCGCCACCACCCGGCGGTGGGCCACCGTCGGCATCGGGCTGGCGGTGCTGCTCGGCACGTTCGCGCTGAGCACCCGGCTGGAGACCAACTTCATCGACGACGCCGGCCAGGACACCCTGAGCATGCGGCAGGAGTTGCCGGCGGGCACCAGCCTGGCCGCCGTCGACCGGGCCGCCATCTCGGTGGAGCGGGTCCTCGCGCGGACCGACGGGATCGAGTCCTACCAGGTGTCGATCGGCGCGAGCAGCAACCCGTTCGCCGGTGGCGGCGGCAACACCACGGCGAGCTATTCGATCAGCCTGACCGAGGACACCGACAACATCGCCGTGCAGCAGCAGCTACGGGACGAGTTCGCCGGCCGCGACGGCCTGGGTGAGATCACAATCGGGGCGGCCGACGGCGGGCCCGGTGGCGGGAGCAGCAACCAGCTGCAGGTCATCGTGCAGGCCAACGACCCGGACGATTTGGCCACCGCTGCGGAGCGGGTCCGGACCGCGATGTCGCAGACCCCGGACGTTGCCGACGTCACCAGCACCCTGTCCGAGGACGTGACCCGGCTGCAGGTGCAGATCGACCGCGCGGCGGCAGCTCAGGCCGGGCTGAACGAGGCCGCGCTCGGGCAACTCGTCGCCCAAGCCTTCCGCGGCAGCCCGCTGGGACAGGTCACCATCGACGGCGACCGGCTGGACGTGGTGCTCAGCCCGAGCGCCCGGGTGACCTCGGCCGAGGAGTTGGCGGCGTTGCCGGTCGGGCCGGCGACCCTCGCCGCCTTCGCCGACATCGTCGAAGTCGACGGGCCGGTGCAGATCAACCGGGTGGACGGTGAACGCAGCGCCACCGTAACCGGCACCGCGACCGGCTCGAACGTCGGGCAGACCAGCGCCGACCTGTCGCAGCGACTGGACGACCTGCGCCTGCCGGCCGGTGCGACGTACACCATCGGCGGTGTCAGCGCCGACCAGGCGGAGGCGTTCGCCGACCTCGGGTTGGCCCTGCTCGCCGCGATCGCCATCGTCTTCGTGATCATGGTGGCGACGTTCCGCAGCCTGATCCAGCCGCTGATCCTGCTGGTGTCGGTGCCGTTCGCGGCGACCGGCGCGATCGGTCTGCTGGTCGTCACCGGTACGCCGATGGGTGTGCCGGCACTGATCGGCGCGTTGATGCTGGTCGGCATCGTGGTGACCAACGCGATCGTGCTGATGGATCTGATCAACCAGTACCGCGAGCAGGGGATGAGCGTGTCCCAGGCGGTGGTTGAGGGCGGCCGGCGTCGGCTGCGGCCGATCCTGATGACCGCGATCGCCACCATCTGCGCGTTGACGCCGATGGCGCTCGGCCTGACCGGGGTGGCCGGCTTCATCGGCCAGCCGTTGGCGATCGTGGTGATCGGCGGCCTGTTCAGCTCGACGCTGCTCACCCTGGTCCTGGTGCCGACGCTCTACACCATGGTCGAGGGCACCAAGGAGCGGCTGCGGCGGCGCCGGGCCGCCCGCCGGTCGGCGGGCCCGGCCGGCGACGCGGGTGACGTCGCTGCGGCACCGGACCGGCCGTCGGGAGCCGGCGCCGGCGCCGATGCCGCACGAGGCGCCGATGCCGCACGAGGCGCCGGCGGCGACGCGGCGGATGGCCGCAACGGCTCCGACGCCGCCGGCCGTACGTCGCCGGTCGCCGCGCCGCCGGCCCGCCCGTCGGCGGCGCTGGTCGACGGCACCGACCAGTTCGAGGTGCTGAAACTGCCGAAGAGCCGCACCTCGCCGCTGCCGCCGACGGATCCGCCGACGGAGAAGTGA
- a CDS encoding MarR family transcriptional regulator, with translation MAQRDELIDQIMATHRRLQLLFASDRSDPLFDSQLTVPQLKILLLLYLHGSASGQELSQVLGVRMATVTGIVDRLAAHRLVGRREDPRDRRVRRIELTDDGRQLMDRIVTAGTERQARLLARLDTDELRTVAAAARLLVDAAEADLTETDPDPAGAGPAGSGPAGSGPGRAGPATSSGQVEGAGRE, from the coding sequence GTGGCCCAGCGGGACGAACTGATCGACCAGATCATGGCGACCCATCGCCGGCTACAGCTCCTGTTCGCCTCCGACCGTTCCGACCCGCTGTTCGACTCGCAGCTCACCGTGCCGCAGCTGAAGATACTGCTCCTGCTCTACCTGCACGGCAGCGCCTCGGGACAGGAGCTGAGCCAGGTGCTCGGGGTACGGATGGCCACCGTCACCGGGATCGTCGACCGGCTCGCGGCCCACCGGCTGGTCGGCCGGCGGGAGGACCCCCGGGACCGGCGGGTCCGCCGGATCGAGCTGACCGACGACGGACGGCAACTGATGGACCGGATCGTCACCGCCGGCACCGAACGGCAGGCCCGGCTGTTGGCCCGGCTGGACACCGACGAGCTGCGTACCGTCGCCGCCGCGGCCCGGCTGCTGGTCGACGCAGCGGAAGCCGACCTGACCGAGACCGACCCGGACCCGGCCGGAGCCGGACCGGCCGGCAGCGGGCCAGCCGGCAGCGGACCGGGTCGCGCCGGGCCGGCGACCTCGTCAGGCCAGGTCGAGGGCGCGGGCCGCGAGTAG
- the thrC gene encoding threonine synthase, with product MWRGLIEAYRDRLPVTDATPVITLYEGNTPLLPAPVLSARVGADVYLKVEGANPTGSFKDRGMTMAVSKAVEEGNKAIICASTGNTSASAAAYAARAGLTCAVLVPQGKIALGKLAQALVHGARLLQVDGNFDDCLSMAAKLAQDYPVALVNSVNIFRLHGQKTAAFEIVAGLGDAPDIHCLPVGNAGNISAYWMGYLEDVEAGNATRAPKMYGFQASGAAPIVSGEVVRQPSTIATAIRIGNPASWTKALDARDASGGLIDAVTDRDILAAYRLLAREVGVFVELASAASVAGLLQAAAAGKVPAGATVVCTVTGHGLKDPEWAISTAPAPTTIGNDPLLAARALDLA from the coding sequence ATGTGGCGGGGCCTGATCGAGGCGTACCGGGACCGGTTGCCGGTCACCGACGCCACGCCGGTGATCACCCTCTACGAGGGCAACACGCCGCTGCTGCCGGCGCCGGTGCTCTCCGCCCGGGTCGGTGCCGACGTCTACCTCAAGGTCGAGGGGGCCAACCCGACCGGGTCGTTCAAGGACCGGGGCATGACGATGGCGGTCTCCAAGGCGGTCGAGGAAGGCAACAAGGCGATCATCTGCGCCTCCACCGGCAACACCAGCGCGTCGGCCGCCGCGTACGCCGCCCGCGCCGGCCTGACCTGCGCGGTGCTCGTGCCGCAGGGCAAGATCGCGCTCGGCAAGCTGGCTCAGGCGCTGGTGCACGGGGCCCGGCTGCTGCAGGTCGACGGCAACTTCGACGACTGCCTGTCGATGGCGGCCAAGCTGGCCCAGGACTACCCGGTGGCGCTGGTCAACTCGGTGAACATCTTCCGGCTGCACGGGCAGAAGACCGCCGCGTTCGAGATCGTCGCCGGGCTCGGCGACGCCCCGGACATCCACTGCCTGCCGGTCGGCAACGCCGGCAACATCAGCGCCTACTGGATGGGTTACCTGGAGGACGTCGAGGCCGGCAACGCCACCCGCGCCCCGAAGATGTACGGCTTCCAGGCGTCGGGTGCCGCCCCGATCGTCTCCGGTGAAGTGGTTCGCCAACCGTCGACGATCGCCACCGCGATCCGGATCGGCAACCCGGCGAGCTGGACCAAGGCGCTCGACGCCCGGGACGCCTCGGGGGGTCTGATCGACGCGGTCACCGACCGGGACATCCTGGCCGCGTACCGGCTGCTGGCCCGGGAGGTCGGGGTCTTCGTCGAACTGGCCAGCGCGGCCAGCGTCGCCGGGCTGCTGCAGGCCGCCGCCGCCGGCAAGGTGCCGGCCGGGGCCACCGTGGTCTGCACGGTCACCGGGCACGGCCTGAAGGACCCGGAGTGGGCGATCTCCACCGCGCCGGCGCCGACCACCATCGGCAACGATCCGCTACTCGCGGCCCGCGCCCTCGACCTGGCCTGA